The following coding sequences are from one Rattus norvegicus strain BN/NHsdMcwi chromosome 11, GRCr8, whole genome shotgun sequence window:
- the Krtap7-1 gene encoding keratin associated protein 7-1, translating into MTRFFCCGNYFPGYPCYGTNFHGTYRATPLNCVVPLGSPLNHGCGTIYSSRNFCYGGVSNFQNPGCCYGSSFYRPWGSGSGFGYSTY; encoded by the coding sequence ATGACTCGCTTTTTCTGCTGTGGAAACTACTTCCCAGGGTATCCTTGCTATGGAACCAACTTCCACGGAACCTACAGAGCCACCCCCCTGAACTGTGTCGTGCCTTTGGGCTCCCCCCTGAACCATGGCTGTGGAACCATCTACAGCTCCCGCAACTTCTGCTATGGTGGCGTTAGTAACTTCCAGAATCCAGGCTGTTGCTATGGCAGCAGCTTTTACAGGCCAtggggctctggctctggcttcgGCTACAGCACCTACTGA